One Pullulanibacillus sp. KACC 23026 DNA segment encodes these proteins:
- a CDS encoding rhamnogalacturonan acetylesterase, whose translation MSQSERPLTLFLAGDSTVADYPDHQAPMAGWGQMLGNDCSDQLVIRNFSLCGKSSKSFIEEGYFQKMMDEVKEGDYLLIQFGHNDEKAEGTKPFTSFKGYLTRYIEAARDKGATPILLTPVQRRHFDETNKLLQTHGDYPDAVRELAEEQMVPLIDLTIKTNEWLEKLGPGPSKSQFVWFGPNEHPNYPEGIQDNTHFHQRGARAVAKLVAEGLLETGLPLTKWLKIEELVHEEPEGGKKDNDDRGESFSLLFEL comes from the coding sequence TTGAGCCAATCAGAAAGGCCACTTACACTTTTTCTTGCAGGGGATTCAACGGTCGCGGATTATCCTGATCACCAGGCGCCGATGGCAGGTTGGGGGCAAATGCTAGGAAACGACTGTTCTGATCAACTTGTTATTCGGAATTTCTCCTTATGTGGAAAGAGCTCCAAAAGCTTTATTGAGGAAGGGTATTTTCAGAAGATGATGGATGAAGTCAAGGAAGGGGATTACCTTCTGATTCAGTTCGGTCATAACGATGAAAAGGCTGAAGGGACAAAGCCATTTACCTCCTTTAAGGGATATTTGACCCGTTATATCGAAGCCGCACGAGACAAAGGGGCGACTCCCATTTTGCTAACTCCTGTTCAGCGCCGCCATTTCGACGAAACTAATAAATTGCTTCAGACCCACGGTGACTACCCGGATGCCGTGAGAGAACTGGCAGAGGAGCAAATGGTGCCTTTGATTGATTTAACAATCAAAACAAATGAATGGCTAGAAAAATTAGGACCTGGACCATCAAAATCACAATTTGTTTGGTTTGGCCCGAATGAACATCCAAATTACCCAGAAGGTATTCAGGATAACACGCATTTTCATCAACGCGGGGCGAGAGCTGTTGCCAAGCTTGTGGCGGAAGGACTGCTTGAGACAGGGCTCCCTTTGACCAAATGGCTGAAAATAGAGGAACTAGTTCATGAAGAACCAGAAGGAGGTAAAAAGGATAATGATGATCGGGGAGAATCATTTTCATTACTCTTTGAGTTATAG
- a CDS encoding DUF1961 family protein — protein MMIGENHFHYSLSYSNPLQSEEDVKAFRLEGEAAITFPLNRMRMENKLDPAEGQKSNFVYWCPEEFPSNIAVTWDFWPIAEPGLCILFFAAKGRQGEDLFESRLKKRHGIYDEYHHGDMDAFHVSYFRRKEPDERTFHTCNLRKSYGFHLVTQGADPIPSVHDAKGPYSIELLKYEGMVTFSINGLTVFSWEDDGQTYGPLLSGGKIGFRQTSPLIAEYANLKVYEISKK, from the coding sequence ATGATGATCGGGGAGAATCATTTTCATTACTCTTTGAGTTATAGCAATCCGCTCCAATCAGAAGAAGATGTTAAAGCATTTAGGCTTGAGGGAGAGGCGGCGATAACCTTTCCCTTAAATAGGATGCGAATGGAGAATAAGTTGGATCCTGCGGAGGGACAAAAATCCAATTTTGTCTATTGGTGTCCTGAGGAATTCCCTTCAAATATAGCGGTTACTTGGGATTTTTGGCCGATTGCTGAACCGGGTCTTTGCATCCTCTTTTTTGCGGCAAAAGGTAGACAGGGAGAGGATTTATTTGAATCCCGTTTAAAAAAGCGTCATGGAATCTATGATGAGTATCATCACGGCGATATGGATGCTTTTCATGTCTCCTATTTCCGTAGAAAAGAACCGGATGAACGAACCTTCCATACTTGTAATTTACGGAAAAGCTATGGCTTTCATTTGGTTACTCAAGGGGCAGACCCCATTCCGTCTGTCCATGATGCAAAAGGTCCCTATTCTATTGAATTGCTGAAGTATGAAGGGATGGTTACTTTTTCCATTAATGGATTGACTGTTTTTAGCTGGGAGGACGATGGGCAAACTTATGGCCCCCTTCTTTCAGGAGGAAAAATTGGGTTTCGTCAAACCTCTCCGCTAATTGCGGAGTATGCCAACTTGAAAGTTTATGAAATAAGTAAGAAATAG